In Ananas comosus cultivar F153 linkage group 7, ASM154086v1, whole genome shotgun sequence, the sequence atttttatatgttaaacCGGCAGTGAGTTTAGGGCTGCAATTTTACACTTCTCGAGAAGCAACTGTCTGAGGTTTGAGGAGATGCCTGAATTATTTGAAgtgttttaatcattttcagGAATCATTTGCACAACGGTGTTTCTCATTGATCGATGAATATGCACCGGGATTTAGTTCATCAATTATTGGCTATGACATGCTGACCCCTCCTGATCTCGAACGAGAGATCGGCCTAACCGGTAATATTTTATAGCATGTATTTCATGTGCGCTTGCCTGCTACATAATTCTATTTGTATATATACCTCTCTACTCACTAATGCATGCAATCAATCTCCTGCAACGCGCCAAAACAGGAGGGAACATCTTTCATGGCTCCATGGGCTTggattctttatttttactgAGACCGGTGAAGGGATGGTATGGCTATAGAATTAAAAAACCCCCCAATTTAATGCAGTGTCACAAACTTTTTCCATAACATACTATTATACTATCTTACTTGGGTTGTGAGGGTTCAATTTGGTCATGCAGGTCCGATTATAGAACCCCGTTGAAAGGGCTATATCTGTGTGGGAGCGGCGCGCACCCTGGAGGCGGTGTGATGGGTGCTCCTGGGCGTAATGCAGCCTCTGTTGTTATTCAAGACATGAACAAAGTCTGAATGAAATGTTAGGTCCCGAAAGATCTAGTATGTAAAAACTAGTCCCGAGTCATTTCTTGTCAGATCGACTCATATGCGGCTGCATAACTTAATATCGACGCCATCCTTGGCCCTCTCATTTCCATGAGGTCGTGTTCAAGTCACTATATTCATCATTTAATGGGCTAAAATCTTGCATGTTATATCTTCAGTTATTTTGTTTGTCGGTGCAAGAGTCATTCTTTATCCGACTTATGACTTCCGAGACTGTTCCCGGCCAGCTTCCTATCAAAGTTAAATAGCATAGCAATACACCCCATAGACCATCTGCCTTCTCTCTGCCattccattattttttttctctctctcttttcctggGTATTTGCCTATTTCTTTTGTATAGTCTGAGGCAGCTCAATCCGAATGTAAGCGATTTGGGGGAAAAATGTGATTTCTCGAAGGAAACTGAAAAGTGATATAATTTATCAAAGATACTTctgaattcttttttttttttcttttttttttttttttttgagagagagataggtagcacgcaacctgcttcgtttatttcaattaaaaataaacttagctgaaaatgttaatcaattaggattcgaacttgagtctcgggtaccaatcaccaagccctttgctagttgctctagggatggtcggtgaTTGGGATAGCATCAACGATGAAACACATTTATTTGAACATACAGTATTCATTAGGAACACCTTCTAGCAAAAGCGCCTGTAGCTCAGTGGATAGAGCGTCTGTTTCCTAAGCAGAAAGTCGTAGGTTCGACCCCTACCTGGCGCGACAACACATTTTTAATGTCTTtcagaatttttctttttcccaatTCCAAtgtttaaaagttttttttttatttttactttttcataTTTGGGGAAAATCTAAAACCCGCTTTTCTAACCAAAAACTAACATAATGCCTCATTCGCCCTAACAAGACGACGTCGCCGCCCTTGACTCTCACCTCTCACAGAGATGGCCGGCTCCGACTCCGACTCCGACTCCGATGGCGACATGGCTCTCCTCTCCACCCTACTCGAAGAAGATACCGGATCACAAGGAAACCCTACCGGAGACGGAGACGGAGTCGGAGACGGAGGCGCCGTTGAGTCCCACCACCTCCGATCCATCGACGCGGCGATCGTGGTGCGGCAGCTCCCCTCGCGAGGCCTCTCCTTCCAAGTcggcctcgccgccgccgccgccctccgcgcCCGCGTCGTCCTCACCGACCTACCCCACGTCCTCCCCAACCTCCATTTCAACGCCCGCGCCAACGCCCCGCTCCTCGCCTcccgcggcgccgccgccgtgcGCCAGCTCCGCTGGGGCGAGCGCGACGACCTCCTCCCCCTCGCCGCCTCCGAGGGCCCGTTCGACGCGGTCCTCGGCTCGGACGTGGTCTACTACGACCACCTCTTCGACCCGCTGCTGGAAACCCTAGGGCACCTCGTGAGGGGGGAGGTGGCGTTCGTAATGGCGCATCTGAGGAGGTGGAAGAAGAGGGACGCGGTGTTCTTCCGCAAGGCCAAGAAGGTGTTCGACGTTGCGGTGCTCCACACGGCCCCGCCGTTGCCCGGGAGCCGTGTCGGGGTCGCCGTATATCGATTCACGGAGAAGAGAAGGCGACGATGACACGGGCGATAATTTAGTTGCTCGCTTTTGATCCTGAGTCGTTTATAAGCTGTTCGATGAAATgcggatgagagagagagagaaggaaagcaCCTACTTTTGTTGCTTGGATAAACCATTTCTCCTTCAATTTGATTCTGCCAGATGATAACGCAGCAGATCAGAACGGGGAAATAATTTGGGCCATAAatgttttgtttttaatttgtttcacAGTAACCCAGTAACCCTACTTTGGATCCaaactcaaaaattttcaaaataaatgttTTGCAGTTTGAGTCTTTTATGCCATTTATTTCCTTCCAAATATACCAAATATATGTAGCAGAACCGGAAGAAATTCAATTCCGCAGCTAAGCAAATGAATGGCtgaagaaatataatttttcttaaattttaattcactgCATAAGCACTAATTCAGtcaaacttttataaatttactGAAAAACGTAATAATAGTATATAAAGCTCCGCAACATTACCCAGCCCTCCCTCTGTATCCAAGCAGTTGCAAGTTACGTATTAATATCACTGTTTAGACCAAGCTCAAACTTAAAAAAAGTTTGTATACAAATTCGGAACTTAGATAGGACTCAAGCCAGGGAACATTAAGGCTGAGAGTTTCACATCGTGGGTTACATATTTTTTCGATAGGTTGGTACCAAcacaaattcataatttaaaattatttttcaattttataaaattatttaaataaaatataaaaaataataaacccTTTAGCCACCAATATAATACTTGTCACTTTGTTCGCAGCTCAACGGTCCCACATGCGCCGTCGCCAAAACCCCCTTCTCTGTCGAATCCCCGAGCTATTAAACCCCTCGCGCCTCGGCGGAGGGCGGAGGGCGGAGGGGCACCAACAAATTCCAAAATGACGGACGcgtccctctcctctctccctccccgcctcgcctccgccttcttcctcttcaaatccctccgcctccgccgcctccgcatCTCCGCCCCCTCCCccgcaaaccctaaccctaagatCTTCTTCGCCTCCCACACCGGCACCTCCGAAACCCTGGCACGCCGCCTCTCCCACCGCCTCCGCTCCCTCGGCCTCCCCTTCGACCTCGTCGACCCTAAGCACTACGAGCCCGAGGACCTCCCCAAGGAAACCCTAGTTCTCATCGTGGCCTCGACGTGGGAGGAGGGGAGGCCGCCTCCCAACGCCGAGTTCCTCGCCCGGTGGCTCGCCGAGAGCGCCGAGGACTTCCGGGTGGGCTCGCTGCTCCTCTCCCGATGCCGCTTCGCGGTGTTTGGCGTCGGATCCGGAGCGTATGGCGAGGCCTTCAATGCGGCCGCGAGGGACTTCTCGCAGTGGATGAGGTCCCTCGGCGCCACTGAGATGCTTCCTGTTAGCGAAGGGGATGTGGACGGGGGAGATGTCGACGAGGTGTTCGATGCGTGGAGCGAGAAGGTTATTGGGTTACTgaaggagaaagaggaggagggaaACGGCAAAGTTATTGGGTTACTgaaggagaaagaggaggagggaaACGGCGAGCTTTTGGGATCGGGGGTGGAAAGTGACGCGTCTGATGGGATGGAGGAAGAGTCAGAGGAGGAAGCAGATGTCGAGGATTCGAATGAGGTTGATATGGAGGACATCGCTGGGAAAGCTCCTTCAAGGAAATCCTCGGTGACTTTGGTGAATGGGAAGTCCTCGGGGACATTGGTGAATGGAAAAGGTGATGGTTTGAGAGAAATGGTGACACCGATCATTAGGACGAGCTTAGAAAAGCAGGTGAGTGTTttctctatcaaaatttcatctcgGGCTGCTATTGTTTACTGTTTTCTCGAGTTTGAAGTTGATGCTTCTAGCAGTAGGATCTGAACCTTAGTTGTATCCCTGAAAGCGCATACCACATTATGAACCGAGTACTGCCACTTGGATGTTGTGCCAAACATGCTTGCTGATGCCATCTCTGTTTGAAATTTGTAAATGTTAGCTGACAATGCATGTTCTGTGCTATTGCTATGTTGGCAGTTTTTTGTTGTCAAttgttgtttttaattttttttctcttcggaTCTTGCATTATGGATGAATATATAGTTGCCGTGCTCCATTAGGTAAACTGATATTTCTATCTTTTCTTGCGTCATATTCACAGGGTTATAAAATAATAGGTTCACATAGTGGAGTTAAGC encodes:
- the LOC109712757 gene encoding protein N-lysine methyltransferase METTL21A encodes the protein MAGSDSDSDSDGDMALLSTLLEEDTGSQGNPTGDGDGVGDGGAVESHHLRSIDAAIVVRQLPSRGLSFQVGLAAAAALRARVVLTDLPHVLPNLHFNARANAPLLASRGAAAVRQLRWGERDDLLPLAASEGPFDAVLGSDVVYYDHLFDPLLETLGHLVRGEVAFVMAHLRRWKKRDAVFFRKAKKVFDVAVLHTAPPLPGSRVGVAVYRFTEKRRRR